A part of Ammospiza caudacuta isolate bAmmCau1 chromosome 7, bAmmCau1.pri, whole genome shotgun sequence genomic DNA contains:
- the TMEM69 gene encoding transmembrane protein 69 — MFPLIQRCCFKTPFKLQKLPGASMLLHGRNETSCSSLALLQLQRDARPLCTPLSLQPAAAHTAQLRPFHSSLPVSKKETPAEPEAQSQESPESLKDCPKPVLYLSLGGLIPFVAVPLAMASQGSYCPELAFAQVTYGAATASFLGGMRWGFALPENSPAKPDWLNLANGTVPALLACQALLFKDVTQGALMLTVALGIALHYDISLLPTYPRWFKVLRVFGTVVMISSLLATVALEAFLEGEQSDDRKKQQNIN; from the exons atgtTTCCTCTCATACAACGATGCTGCTTCAAGACACCTTTCAAA CTGCAGAAGTTACCTGGTGCCAGCATGCTGCTCCATGGCAGGAACGAGACAAGCTGCTCCTCCTTggccctcctgcagctgcagagggatgcACGGCCTCTCTGCACACCGCTGAgcctccagccagcagcagctcacacagcccagctccgGCCTTTCCACTCCTCTCTGCCCGTCTCCAAGAAGGAAACCCCTGCAGAACCTGAGGCACAATCACAGGAGAGCCCAGAGTCACTGAAGGATTGTCCCAAGCCAGTCCTTTACCTGAGCCTGGGAGGGCTGATTCCCTTTGTGGCTGTGCCACTGGCCATGGCCTCACAGGGCTCCTACTGCCCAGAGCTGGCCTTTGCTCAGGTCACCTATGGAGCTGCCACTGCCTCCTTCCTGGGGGGCATGAGGTGGGGCTTTGCCCTCCCAGAGAACAGCCCAGCCAAGCCAGACTGGCTGAACCTGGCCAATGGCACAGTTCCTGCTCTGCTTGCCTGCCAAGCCTTGCTTTTCAAAGATGTCACTCAGGGAGCACTGATGCTCACGGTGGCCTTAGGGATAGCACTGCATTATGACATTTCCCTTCTTCCTACTTACCCCAGGTGGTTCAAGGTACTGAGGGTATTTGGAACAGTGGTGATGATATCATCCCTGTTGGCCACTGTAGCACTGGAAGCTTTCTTAGAAGGGGAGCAAAGTgatgacagaaaaaaacagcagaacataaattaa